The following proteins are co-located in the Tachysurus vachellii isolate PV-2020 chromosome 19, HZAU_Pvac_v1, whole genome shotgun sequence genome:
- the LOC132861826 gene encoding transmembrane protein 106C-like isoform X1 produces the protein MGLMGSLWSQHCGSVGGVRRMGSAEVPVERVDDDESLDGLDRQEDIARFPYVEFTGRDSITCPTCQGSGRIPSDQVNELVALIPYSDQRLQPQRTKQYVGLSVIVCLFVCSLVTFFMFPRPVLVEDGGIRSVIIHFDHDTSRVLINMTNALKFNNWNFFTVLVDSVSSQVLYMKTVIGTQQLDNIIRIQPLSQRQMNYTVSVEISGSLSYVYAFCTMASIKVHNIVVFTQTTVKTSCMVRSAQNTLEAYRYIDCGANSTLHHPPDLHGSVLPHSGYTDTGYTY, from the exons atgggGCTAATGGGCTCTTTGTGGTCTCAACACTGTGGTTCAGTGGGTGGAGTTAGGAGGATGGGCAGTGCAGAGGTTCCAGTGGAGCGAGTAGATGATGATGAATCTCTGGATGGTCTagacagacaggaggacatCGCCAGGTTCCCATATGTGGAGTTCACAGGCAGAGACAGCATTACCTGTCCCACTTGCCAAGGCTCTGGACGCATCCCCTCAG ATCAGGTGAATGAGCTGGTGGCATTGATTCCTTACAGTGATCAGAGACTGCAGCCTCAGAGGAC gaagcAGTATGTGGGTCTATctgtgattgtttgtttgttcgtttgttcCCTTGTGACCTTTTTCATGTTCCCTCGGCCGGTGCTGGTGGAGGATGGAGGGATTCGGTCTGTCATTATCCATTTCGACCATGACACCAGCCGTGTGCTCATCAACATGACT AATGCCCTGAAGTTTAACAACTGGAACTTCTTCACCGTGTTGGTGGACAGTGTGAGCAGTCAGGTTCTTTACATGAAGACGGTCATTGGCACTCAGCAGCTTGACAACATCATCAGAATCCAACCACTAAGCCAGAGACAG ATGAACTACACTGTGAGTGTGGAGATTAGCGGTTCGCTGTCCTATGTATA TGCTTTCTGCACCATGGCCAGCATTAAAGTTCATAACATTGTGGTGTTTACACA GACCACTGTAAAAACTTCCTGCATGGTTCGCAGTGCACAAAACACTTTGGAGGCATATCGCTACATTGACTGTGGGGCTAACTCCACCCTGCACCACCCGCCTGACCTTCATGGGTCTGTGCTGCCTCACTCAGGCTACACAGACACAGGCTACACATATTAA
- the LOC132861826 gene encoding transmembrane protein 106C-like isoform X3, whose protein sequence is MGLMGSLWSQHCGSVGGVRRMGSAEVPVERVDDDESLDGLDRQEDIARFPYVEFTGRDSITCPTCQGSGRIPSDQVNELVALIPYSDQRLQPQRTKQYVGLSVIVCLFVCSLVTFFMFPRPVLVEDGGIRSVIIHFDHDTSRVLINMTNALKFNNWNFFTVLVDSVSSQVLYMKTVIGTQQLDNIIRIQPLSQRQMNYTVSVEISGSLSYV, encoded by the exons atgggGCTAATGGGCTCTTTGTGGTCTCAACACTGTGGTTCAGTGGGTGGAGTTAGGAGGATGGGCAGTGCAGAGGTTCCAGTGGAGCGAGTAGATGATGATGAATCTCTGGATGGTCTagacagacaggaggacatCGCCAGGTTCCCATATGTGGAGTTCACAGGCAGAGACAGCATTACCTGTCCCACTTGCCAAGGCTCTGGACGCATCCCCTCAG ATCAGGTGAATGAGCTGGTGGCATTGATTCCTTACAGTGATCAGAGACTGCAGCCTCAGAGGAC gaagcAGTATGTGGGTCTATctgtgattgtttgtttgttcgtttgttcCCTTGTGACCTTTTTCATGTTCCCTCGGCCGGTGCTGGTGGAGGATGGAGGGATTCGGTCTGTCATTATCCATTTCGACCATGACACCAGCCGTGTGCTCATCAACATGACT AATGCCCTGAAGTTTAACAACTGGAACTTCTTCACCGTGTTGGTGGACAGTGTGAGCAGTCAGGTTCTTTACATGAAGACGGTCATTGGCACTCAGCAGCTTGACAACATCATCAGAATCCAACCACTAAGCCAGAGACAG ATGAACTACACTGTGAGTGTGGAGATTAGCGGTTCGCTGTCCTATGTATA G
- the LOC132861826 gene encoding transmembrane protein 106C-like isoform X2, protein MGSAEVPVERVDDDESLDGLDRQEDIARFPYVEFTGRDSITCPTCQGSGRIPSDQVNELVALIPYSDQRLQPQRTKQYVGLSVIVCLFVCSLVTFFMFPRPVLVEDGGIRSVIIHFDHDTSRVLINMTNALKFNNWNFFTVLVDSVSSQVLYMKTVIGTQQLDNIIRIQPLSQRQMNYTVSVEISGSLSYVYAFCTMASIKVHNIVVFTQTTVKTSCMVRSAQNTLEAYRYIDCGANSTLHHPPDLHGSVLPHSGYTDTGYTY, encoded by the exons ATGGGCAGTGCAGAGGTTCCAGTGGAGCGAGTAGATGATGATGAATCTCTGGATGGTCTagacagacaggaggacatCGCCAGGTTCCCATATGTGGAGTTCACAGGCAGAGACAGCATTACCTGTCCCACTTGCCAAGGCTCTGGACGCATCCCCTCAG ATCAGGTGAATGAGCTGGTGGCATTGATTCCTTACAGTGATCAGAGACTGCAGCCTCAGAGGAC gaagcAGTATGTGGGTCTATctgtgattgtttgtttgttcgtttgttcCCTTGTGACCTTTTTCATGTTCCCTCGGCCGGTGCTGGTGGAGGATGGAGGGATTCGGTCTGTCATTATCCATTTCGACCATGACACCAGCCGTGTGCTCATCAACATGACT AATGCCCTGAAGTTTAACAACTGGAACTTCTTCACCGTGTTGGTGGACAGTGTGAGCAGTCAGGTTCTTTACATGAAGACGGTCATTGGCACTCAGCAGCTTGACAACATCATCAGAATCCAACCACTAAGCCAGAGACAG ATGAACTACACTGTGAGTGTGGAGATTAGCGGTTCGCTGTCCTATGTATA TGCTTTCTGCACCATGGCCAGCATTAAAGTTCATAACATTGTGGTGTTTACACA GACCACTGTAAAAACTTCCTGCATGGTTCGCAGTGCACAAAACACTTTGGAGGCATATCGCTACATTGACTGTGGGGCTAACTCCACCCTGCACCACCCGCCTGACCTTCATGGGTCTGTGCTGCCTCACTCAGGCTACACAGACACAGGCTACACATATTAA